TCGCCTCTAGTAAGTAAAAACATTGTGTAAATGATagtctttctgtttttttttatagcggAGCTGGACGAACGATATTTTCTCATAAACGTCATACAAGTCGTAACCGCCGATATCATGCTTGAACATTTAGCTTCTCCTATGCTACACAACCAACTATTTACCGGGTTGCAGATTCATTGTTGTAACTTTTTTTGAGTTGCTTGAGTTTTGTTTGCTGAGGACAATCTTGACAGTAAATGTCGGTATTTGGAGCTTCAGGTGGCCAGCTTTGAAGCACAAAAGCCAGAACGCTGTTGCTCTTACCGTTGGAGGATTTTCGAAGCTTATCTTGGAAATATTTATTATGGTAGGTACTAGTTgatgtaatttaaaatttcatattttgtatagatcaataaaaaaataaaaaaagaaaagatgtaAGGGGTCTTGTCCGTAAACATCACATGGACCTTCCCCGCATCATACCACTAGATGATTTTTTCTACTATAACAGTAAGAAAAGTCCGACCTTGAACCGACCATTTCTGTTATTACATTTCTGATGGAGAACTTCTAATTTTAGCTCGATGTAAAACGCTTTAATTAAACAGAAGTCATCAATCATCAATTGTGAGACTTTCAACCAGTATGAAATAATCCTGAATCAACACCTCTCAGTTAcagtaaatatcatgaaatattCACCATCAGCAATTAAACAACTATCTGAGGACGTTTTACATAAACCTTGTAATACAACAGTAACATTCACTCCGTGGCACCATGACAAGCAGCCAAACGTCCGTGGAGATCTTTCTGGAGTTCAGAGACTTGGCCCGTCGAATGGCTACCTTCGTTGGGGCGGATGTAATAGCCGAAAACTACCGCCCCAACTACCGATCCTGGATGTCACTGACGGCAACGACGACCTACATGGTCACCATTCCGTACACGATCTGGTACTACTACCCGGATTATATCTTTATCCTGCAATCGTTGGCCATTATTGGTATTGGCGTGCAaggatttttcaagttttacagCGCTCTAGTTCATCGGAAGTTTTTCCAAGGCCGCATAAAGTACCTGGAAGACTTTCACCGACAACAGACAAATCATCCGTGGAACCGAATCATCCTGAGGGATTTGATGAGAAACAGTTTTctagttggaaaatttctaatAGCAACATATCTGAGTGCAGCCTTCGGATTCGCACTGTACCCCATTTATATCTATGTGGTTTATGGCGAGAGAGTCTTGCCTTTAACCGCACTTCTCCCGGGGATAAATGCGGATTCCCATACGGGATACTTTCTAACTCTTGGCTTTCAGCTGTTCGTACTTGGGCTGGGATTGAGCGGTATGTCCGCGGCAGACTTAGCAATTTTACTTTTCGTCGTTAATTTGGCAGCACTGGTTGACGTCTTCAAAGGTAGTCTCCAAGAATTGAACGTGCTTCTGGAAGCTCCAATCCGGGACGAGCAAGCAATCCGTAAGAAAACGAGAGACATCTTCTTAGAACATGGTTCAATTGAGAAGTATTACTTTGAGCAAGTTAAAAATGAACGGTGGAGTTAAGAGTATCCCCCTTTTCTTTAACAGTTACGAATCGGAGCTGGATGAgcgatattttttcatcaacttcatACAAATCGTCTCTGCTGTTTCTTGCATGAGTATTTCGCTATTTCTCTGCTACACGACCAACTATTTACCGGGCTATGCATTTCTAGTTGGAGCTTTTTTCCAGTTGCTAGAGTTTTGTTTGCTGGGAACAATCTTCACAGTCAAAGTATTTATATCAAAAGAGAAATTACGAGCACagattatattttttccatcatttttaCAGAACAATCACATGATAGACGCCATCTACGATGTCAAGTGGTATCTATTGCCACTGAAGGAACGTCGAGAGTGGAACTTCCTGCTTCACAAAAGCCAGAATGCCATTGATCTCACCGTTGGAGGGTTTTCGAAGCTTAACTTGGAAACTTTCGTTGCGGTAGGTGTCTGTTGTTGCAATACTGTTACTTTGGCTAAATTCAACTCGTTTTCAGATCATCAACACCATCTATCAGTACTTTGCAATACTGATcaattttgtggaaaactgaATGAGGTTAGTCTTCGTTTTTTTCGTGAACATATTTTGAGTTCAGTTGAatacataaaataataaaaattgcttAACTGAACtatcttttgttgattttaaggAAATGTTAGTCAATGTATTCGAGCTTAAATTGATCTTAAACAACCTTAGGATATCCAAACTCGAACTCCACAACTAATTTTTTCTCAACTCAACATTCAAGCTGAACATAATAAGTCCGAATGAAGCGTCAAGATTAAACTCTTAGTCAATAGATAACACAGACCAAGGCCGTAGGAAGagccgactcatgggggggggggatgTTTGGTGACtcatttttacttatttttgttGCCCAACAATACAcgaatacaataaaaaaataaaacaaagtatGTCTGTTACTATACTATATCATTATCCATTTTTATGTACTTTTGCATTTAAAGTTTTCGAATTAAGtcgtaattttagaaaattggtcctaaacctaaaaggtgagctaaattcgctttcatcggtggaaatttttttttgaatttgttcaagagtCTGGTTGATACAACTTAGTtaatttgaacataaaataagGTTTTCCAGGAGAGCCTTTCatttcttaaacaaaaatttgtctatactcaaatcaaacaagcccaatcttccaaactatttgcaaattttaatctttgatgtaaataaattaaatttactcaAAACTACTGATATATATTTAATTAGAAGAATTTATtctattggtttctgaaattTTGGGGTCTGGCGGCTTAGCTTTTCTCGCGGTCCTTACTGTTTTAATAGTGTAAAATAATACTcccaaaaattatagaattttgtgcagattttttaaggttaagatgtttcataaagaatcaattccataatgaaaatcatgaggatgatttttataatacaactagctgacccggtgcgctttgctacaccttccaaaaataaatgaaatttgtaaaaatttgttcaaacttatatttttgtaagcattttttgaaatcaaaccaCATCATAAATAGgatccaacaactttgaaatgagagcggCAGCACTctatggagatagaattttgaaaaccgatcaatagcgtgaatcggggcagttttttgagtacactgaggtttttttttacgcggtttttttttacacggtttttttttacgcggctttttttacgcggattttcgaattaacgcggtttttttttacgcggattttcgaattaacgcggtttttgagagaaaatattctaagagtttttcaaaggaaaacacttagaatctttttgtagttgggaaaatcttagctctgagactaagaacgtgatacatgatatctgagtcctgagacctgagacttgagacctgagacctgagacctgagacatgagacatgagacatgagacctgagacatgagac
This sequence is a window from Uranotaenia lowii strain MFRU-FL chromosome 3, ASM2978415v1, whole genome shotgun sequence. Protein-coding genes within it:
- the LOC129753688 gene encoding putative odorant receptor 83c, producing MTSSQTSVEIFLEFRDLARRMATFVGADVIAENYRPNYRSWMSLTATTTYMVTIPYTIWYYYPDYIFILQSLAIIGIGVQGFFKFYSALVHRKFFQGRIKYLEDFHRQQTNHPWNRIILRDLMRNSFLVGKFLIATYLSAAFGFALYPIYIYVVYGERVLPLTALLPGINADSHTGYFLTLGFQLFVLGLGLSGMSAADLAILLFVVNLAALVDVFKGSLQELNVLLEAPIRDEQAIRKKTRDIFLEHGSIENYESELDERYFFINFIQIVSAVSCMSISLFLCYTTNYLPGYAFLVGAFFQLLEFCLLGTIFTVKNNHMIDAIYDVKWYLLPLKERREWNFLLHKSQNAIDLTVGGFSKLNLETFVAIINTIYQYFAILINFVEN